One region of Mucilaginibacter sp. 14171R-50 genomic DNA includes:
- the murI gene encoding glutamate racemase — protein MLTGSPIGVFDSGIGGLTVFRSIVEQLPEYDYLYLGDNGRAPYGNRSFNTIHQYTWECVQWMFKQGCPLVILACNTASAKALRTIQQQDMPGSHADKRVLGVIRPTAEVIGTYTQTKKIGVLGTKGTVQSGSYLLEIARFFPHLEVFQQACPLWVPLIENGEYNKPGADYYVQLYLDQLMQQSAGIDTILLACTHYPLLQDKIKAHLPANIKVVAQGDIVAASLTDYLHRHPEMEQRLSKTSDRRFYTTMDDTPEFNSHASQFFGSEIKSSFVDVREGC, from the coding sequence ATGTTAACAGGGAGCCCTATCGGCGTATTTGATTCGGGTATCGGCGGATTAACCGTGTTCCGCTCAATAGTAGAGCAGCTGCCGGAGTACGATTATTTGTATTTAGGCGATAATGGCAGGGCGCCGTACGGTAACCGGTCTTTTAATACCATACATCAATATACCTGGGAGTGTGTGCAGTGGATGTTTAAACAGGGCTGCCCGCTGGTAATATTGGCCTGCAACACAGCATCGGCAAAAGCATTGCGTACTATTCAGCAGCAGGACATGCCCGGCAGCCATGCTGATAAGCGTGTGCTTGGTGTTATCCGGCCCACGGCCGAAGTAATCGGCACCTATACCCAAACAAAAAAAATCGGCGTACTGGGCACCAAGGGCACCGTACAGTCAGGCTCATACCTGTTAGAGATAGCGCGTTTTTTCCCTCATCTTGAAGTCTTTCAACAGGCATGCCCGCTTTGGGTGCCTTTGATTGAGAACGGCGAATACAACAAGCCCGGTGCCGACTATTACGTACAGCTATACCTCGATCAGTTGATGCAGCAATCAGCCGGTATAGATACCATTTTGCTGGCATGTACCCATTACCCCCTTTTGCAGGATAAGATAAAGGCCCACCTGCCGGCCAATATAAAGGTGGTGGCCCAGGGCGATATTGTGGCCGCCAGTTTAACAGATTACCTGCACCGCCATCCGGAAATGGAACAACGGCTCAGCAAAACCAGCGACCGCCGGTTTTACACTACAATGGATGACACGCCTGAATTTAACAGCCACGCATCGCAATTTTTTGGCAGCGAAATTAAAAGCAGCTTTGTTGATGTAAGAGAAGGTTGTTGA
- a CDS encoding NAD kinase — protein MKIAVYGRQFNDPSVFPYIRQVFDSLAQHKVDVYVHPALSDYLQGNVDISACATLNCEEPIKNHIDIFLTLGGDGTLLDVVTLIRDSGVPVIGINFGRLGFLASINKSDIAAAIHAVVNHEFSLDSRELLVIDSEQNLFGDNNFALNDVTIHKRDDSAMITTHVSLDGEFLNSYWGDGIIISTPTGSTAYSLSCNGPIIFPQSNSIALTPVAPHNLNVRPVVLPDTSTLTLDIDYRGNNYIVSCDSRTVIVNKPMQFKVYKAGFKLNLVRLNNESYLSTLRKKLLWGLDARNY, from the coding sequence ATGAAGATAGCAGTTTACGGCAGACAGTTTAATGATCCATCGGTGTTTCCGTATATCCGCCAGGTCTTCGATAGTCTGGCACAGCATAAGGTTGACGTTTATGTACATCCTGCGCTAAGCGATTACTTACAGGGAAATGTTGATATATCTGCGTGTGCCACCCTTAATTGCGAAGAACCTATAAAAAACCATATCGATATTTTTTTAACGCTTGGCGGTGATGGTACCCTGTTGGATGTGGTGACCCTTATCCGCGATTCGGGCGTACCGGTTATCGGTATCAATTTTGGCAGACTGGGCTTTTTGGCAAGTATCAACAAAAGCGATATAGCGGCTGCTATACACGCGGTTGTCAACCACGAATTTTCATTAGACAGCCGCGAACTGCTGGTTATCGATTCAGAACAAAACCTGTTTGGCGACAATAACTTTGCACTGAACGATGTAACCATTCATAAGCGCGACGATAGTGCTATGATAACCACCCACGTATCCCTTGACGGCGAGTTTTTAAACTCGTATTGGGGCGATGGTATCATTATATCAACCCCAACGGGGTCAACCGCTTATTCGTTAAGTTGTAACGGGCCTATCATTTTTCCGCAGTCAAACAGTATTGCACTTACGCCCGTTGCGCCGCATAATTTAAATGTAAGGCCGGTAGTATTGCCCGATACCAGCACACTTACGCTGGATATTGACTACCGGGGCAATAACTATATTGTATCGTGCGATAGCCGAACCGTAATAGTTAATAAGCCCATGCAGTTTAAAGTGTATAAGGCTGGCTTTAAGCTTAATTTGGTACGCCTTAATAATGAAAGTTACCTGTCTACGTTAAGGAAAAAGCTATTATGGGGTTTAGATGCCCGTAATTATTAA
- a CDS encoding GatB/YqeY domain-containing protein, translated as MSLITQIDQDIKQAMLSKQADRLRGLRAIKSALLLAKTEKGAAEELTQDAEIKVLQRLIKQRKESADIYKTQGRDDLYDIEMAEMYVIEPYLPKQMTRFEIEGFVQNVIERLGVTSVKDMGRVMGVANKELAGRADGKTVSEVVKQLLG; from the coding sequence ATGTCATTAATAACGCAGATAGACCAGGATATAAAGCAAGCCATGTTAAGTAAGCAAGCCGACAGGCTGAGGGGCTTACGCGCCATTAAGTCGGCATTGCTGCTGGCCAAAACAGAAAAAGGTGCTGCTGAAGAGTTAACTCAGGATGCCGAGATCAAAGTTTTGCAAAGGCTTATTAAACAGCGCAAAGAGTCTGCAGACATCTACAAAACTCAGGGCCGCGATGATCTTTATGATATAGAAATGGCCGAAATGTATGTAATTGAGCCATACCTGCCCAAGCAGATGACCCGGTTTGAGATAGAAGGTTTTGTACAGAATGTTATAGAAAGGCTGGGTGTAACTTCGGTAAAAGATATGGGACGTGTAATGGGAGTAGCCAATAAAGAGCTTGCCGGCCGTGCTGATGGTAAAACCGTATCAGAAGTGGTAAAACAACTATTGGGTTAG
- a CDS encoding complex I subunit 1 family protein, whose amino-acid sequence MNFYLTYFIVAAGLFAFVGLFTMFGVYAERKVSAFIQHRLGPTETGKYGTLQVLADMIKMVQKEMIIPAAADKILFLAAPVIIFIGVYLGFAALPWAPGLVPANINIGLYYVFAIISIETLGILMAGWGSSNKYSILGAMRSAAQIISYEIPAGFALISVIMIAQTLNLQDIAVQQGVLSADKAKFFGFWDVSQIGGMLSWNVFQAPHLLVAFAIYFIASLAESNRAPFDIPEAESELVAGFHTEFTGLQFALVFLAEYSMMFLVSMVGVILFLGAWNTPLPNIGSVTLATWTTGTLWGIFWMLVKTLLLVGVQMWIRWTLPRLRVDQLMNLCWKVLTPLAFVCMLISGVWRLWVM is encoded by the coding sequence TTGAATTTTTACCTCACATATTTTATTGTAGCAGCAGGATTATTTGCTTTTGTGGGGTTATTCACCATGTTTGGCGTATACGCCGAGCGTAAGGTGAGCGCCTTTATACAACATCGTCTGGGGCCTACCGAAACCGGTAAATATGGTACCCTTCAGGTGTTGGCCGATATGATAAAAATGGTGCAAAAGGAAATGATCATTCCGGCGGCGGCTGATAAGATATTGTTCCTGGCGGCACCCGTTATCATATTTATAGGCGTTTACCTGGGTTTTGCGGCCCTGCCGTGGGCACCCGGATTGGTGCCCGCGAATATTAATATAGGCCTGTATTATGTCTTCGCGATCATCTCGATCGAAACTCTTGGCATACTCATGGCCGGTTGGGGTTCAAGCAACAAATATTCAATATTAGGCGCTATGCGTTCGGCGGCTCAGATCATCTCTTACGAGATACCTGCCGGCTTCGCGCTGATATCCGTAATAATGATAGCGCAGACATTAAACTTGCAGGATATCGCTGTTCAGCAGGGTGTACTATCCGCTGATAAAGCAAAGTTTTTTGGCTTTTGGGATGTATCCCAAATAGGGGGTATGCTTTCATGGAATGTTTTCCAGGCGCCGCATTTACTGGTGGCCTTCGCCATATATTTTATCGCATCGCTGGCCGAAAGTAACCGCGCGCCATTTGATATCCCCGAGGCGGAATCGGAGCTGGTGGCCGGCTTCCATACCGAATTTACCGGGTTACAGTTCGCGCTGGTGTTCCTGGCCGAATATTCCATGATGTTCCTGGTATCGATGGTTGGCGTAATATTGTTTTTAGGTGCATGGAACACGCCTTTACCAAACATAGGTTCGGTAACTTTGGCAACATGGACCACTGGCACCTTATGGGGCATTTTTTGGATGCTGGTGAAAACGCTGCTGCTGGTAGGCGTGCAAATGTGGATCAGGTGGACACTTCCACGTTTACGGGTAGACCAACTGATGAACCTGTGCTGGAAGGTATTGACCCCGCTTGCGTTTGTATGTATGCTGATATCGGGTGTATGGCGGCTGTGGGTAATGTAA
- a CDS encoding biopolymer transporter ExbD, whose protein sequence is MAELNSPSEKSGNKNRSKKPALRVDLTAMVDLAFLLITFFMLTTSLTKPKAMDVAMPVGDEPAGAAESRTMTICLGKDNKAMYYLGIADKPAIAPAITNYSRSGLRHAILETRRRVMQSTGKSMIVIIKPSEKAVYGNLVNTIDELNITGVQQYAIADIAPKDVSLLKKMQAL, encoded by the coding sequence ATGGCCGAATTAAATTCACCCTCCGAAAAATCAGGAAATAAAAATCGTTCAAAAAAACCTGCATTAAGGGTAGATCTTACCGCGATGGTAGATCTTGCATTCCTGCTTATTACATTTTTTATGCTTACCACATCGTTAACAAAACCAAAAGCAATGGATGTAGCTATGCCGGTGGGCGATGAGCCGGCGGGTGCGGCGGAGTCGCGTACCATGACCATCTGTCTTGGTAAAGATAATAAAGCCATGTATTATTTAGGCATTGCAGATAAGCCAGCTATCGCGCCGGCGATAACCAACTATAGCCGGAGCGGCCTGCGCCATGCTATACTTGAAACCCGGAGACGCGTAATGCAAAGCACCGGTAAAAGTATGATAGTGATCATCAAACCGTCTGAAAAAGCTGTTTACGGCAACCTGGTAAACACGATCGATGAATTGAACATAACCGGTGTACAGCAATACGCTATTGCCGATATAGCGCCAAAGGATGTTAGTTTGCTAAAGAAGATGCAGGCTTTGTGA
- a CDS encoding alpha/beta fold hydrolase: MNFALKEEKGFSYIEEGEGETLLLLHGLMGALSNWDEVIKAFSPNYRVIIPVLPIYDMPLLTTGVRSLSKFVHKFIKFKKLSNVILLGNSLGGHVGLIYVLAHPGYVKALVLTGSSGLYENAFGGSFPRRESIDFVREKVQYTFYDPAIATDELVHEVYQMINDRHKVIRILAMAKSAIRHNMKTELRKITMPVSLIWGRDDKITPPEVAVEFNESLPNAELHWIDKCGHAPMMERPEEFNRYLAMFLNKIKK, translated from the coding sequence ATGAATTTTGCGCTTAAAGAAGAAAAAGGTTTCAGTTACATTGAAGAAGGCGAAGGCGAAACGCTGTTGCTGCTTCATGGGTTAATGGGCGCTTTAAGCAATTGGGACGAGGTGATAAAAGCATTTAGCCCGAACTATAGGGTCATTATTCCTGTTTTGCCTATTTATGATATGCCTTTGCTGACAACCGGGGTACGCAGCCTTTCAAAGTTTGTACATAAATTCATAAAATTCAAAAAACTTAGCAACGTTATTTTGCTGGGTAATTCGCTGGGAGGGCATGTTGGGCTCATCTATGTACTGGCACATCCGGGGTATGTAAAGGCGCTTGTTTTAACCGGCAGTTCGGGGTTGTACGAGAACGCATTCGGCGGTTCCTTCCCGCGACGCGAAAGTATCGATTTTGTGAGAGAGAAAGTACAATACACTTTTTATGACCCCGCGATAGCTACGGACGAACTGGTGCACGAAGTATATCAAATGATAAATGACCGCCATAAGGTGATCAGGATATTGGCTATGGCAAAATCGGCCATACGGCACAACATGAAAACCGAGTTGCGCAAAATTACCATGCCGGTATCGTTGATATGGGGCCGCGATGATAAGATCACCCCGCCGGAGGTGGCTGTGGAATTCAACGAGTCGTTGCCCAATGCCGAACTGCATTGGATAGATAAATGCGGCCACGCGCCCATGATGGAACGGCCCGAAGAGTTTAACAGGTATCTTGCAATGTTTTTAAATAAAATAAAAAAATAA
- a CDS encoding DUF6089 family protein, with translation MRKFLAAFLLLFITIKVQAQTWEIGGAIGAAGYIGDLNVNNPVKPSGGFAGLFVKGNFNRYLGVKLSYSFAQISGADSTSSSQQFRDRNLSFKTPLNELSLMGEFNFMSYIPDAGKNKYTPYIYLGAGVTSYAPRAVLDDKVVGLRPLRTEGQSNPYATTTIVIPFGAGFKYNFSGKWTVAADLGYRYTTTDYLDDVSGLYADPSRLSSATAVKLADRSGEKTHVYIGAPGTQRGDFKPRDYYMFVGFTLSYTFVTSACYY, from the coding sequence ATGCGTAAATTTCTTGCAGCTTTTTTACTATTGTTTATCACTATTAAGGTACAGGCCCAAACCTGGGAAATAGGAGGGGCAATAGGCGCCGCAGGCTACATTGGCGACCTGAATGTAAATAACCCCGTTAAACCCAGCGGCGGATTTGCCGGTTTGTTTGTGAAAGGAAACTTTAACCGTTATTTGGGGGTAAAGCTAAGCTACAGTTTCGCGCAGATAAGTGGTGCCGATAGTACGTCGTCCAGCCAGCAGTTTCGTGATCGGAACCTCAGTTTTAAAACCCCTTTGAATGAACTTAGCCTGATGGGCGAGTTTAATTTCATGAGCTATATACCCGACGCCGGCAAAAACAAATACACACCATATATATACCTTGGCGCGGGTGTTACATCGTACGCCCCAAGGGCTGTGTTAGATGATAAGGTTGTGGGCTTAAGGCCCCTGCGCACCGAGGGGCAAAGCAACCCTTATGCAACCACCACTATTGTAATTCCTTTTGGCGCCGGCTTTAAGTACAATTTTTCGGGTAAGTGGACGGTAGCTGCCGACCTGGGATATAGGTACACCACCACAGATTACCTTGACGATGTAAGCGGCCTGTATGCAGATCCGTCCCGGTTATCGAGTGCCACGGCAGTAAAACTGGCCGACCGTTCGGGCGAAAAAACACATGTTTACATAGGGGCTCCCGGTACCCAGCGGGGCGATTTTAAGCCCCGGGATTATTACATGTTTGTTGGCTTCACGCTTTCTTACACATTTGTAACATCTGCGTGCTATTACTAA
- a CDS encoding OmpH family outer membrane protein, translated as MKKIILVLFITFTACTAALAQRFAYVDSDYILKHMPEYTSSQKQLASLSESWQKDVDGRFQEIDRLYKAYQADQVLMTPEMRKRREAEIVDKEKQAKDYQRQIFGPDGELSKKSNALIKPIQDRVSKAVQAVAESENLDMIFDKNSEVIMLYANPRYNKSDAVITRLGLKPGVFAK; from the coding sequence ATGAAAAAGATAATATTAGTACTTTTTATTACGTTTACAGCCTGCACAGCGGCGCTGGCACAACGATTTGCGTATGTTGATTCGGATTACATATTAAAGCACATGCCCGAGTACACATCATCACAAAAGCAGCTGGCTTCTTTATCAGAGTCATGGCAAAAGGATGTCGACGGCCGTTTCCAGGAGATTGACCGTTTGTATAAAGCTTACCAGGCCGATCAGGTTTTAATGACCCCCGAAATGCGTAAACGCCGCGAAGCGGAAATAGTGGATAAAGAGAAGCAGGCCAAAGATTACCAGCGCCAGATATTTGGGCCGGATGGCGAGCTTTCTAAAAAAAGCAATGCCCTAATTAAACCAATACAGGATAGAGTGTCTAAAGCTGTACAGGCTGTTGCCGAAAGCGAAAACCTGGACATGATATTTGACAAAAACAGCGAAGTTATAATGCTGTACGCAAATCCGCGTTATAACAAAAGCGATGCGGTAATAACCCGCTTGGGGTTAAAGCCGGGTGTATTTGCCAAATAA
- a CDS encoding CBS domain-containing protein → MYAIELISNAMPPVHTSDSIQKVFDRMAEFKVRHLPIVNEEQFLGLISEDDLVEESDFNAPIGSLALSLVNPYVLEEQHVYDVIRLFYERQLTVVPVLNTKKDYQGMISINAMNEYFAKLTSVSEPGGIIVLEVDNKNNSLAHMSQVVESDNAQVLSSYVRTFPDSTRIEVTLKVNKQDISNILATFLRYNYDVKATFNFTDHNDNSMDRFDSFMNYLNL, encoded by the coding sequence ATGTATGCAATTGAGCTGATATCTAACGCTATGCCACCGGTACATACTTCTGATAGTATACAGAAGGTCTTTGACCGTATGGCAGAGTTTAAAGTTCGCCATTTGCCAATTGTTAACGAGGAGCAGTTTCTGGGTCTTATAAGCGAAGACGACCTGGTGGAAGAAAGCGACTTTAACGCGCCCATCGGCTCGCTTGCTTTATCGCTGGTTAACCCGTATGTACTGGAAGAACAACATGTTTATGATGTGATCAGATTGTTTTATGAACGACAACTGACCGTTGTGCCGGTGCTTAACACAAAAAAGGATTACCAGGGCATGATCTCCATTAACGCCATGAACGAGTATTTTGCCAAGCTTACTTCGGTATCCGAGCCGGGCGGCATCATCGTTTTAGAAGTTGATAATAAAAACAACTCCCTGGCACACATGTCGCAGGTTGTTGAGTCTGATAACGCGCAGGTATTGAGCTCGTATGTCCGCACTTTCCCCGATAGCACCCGCATCGAAGTAACCCTGAAGGTTAACAAGCAGGATATTTCAAATATACTGGCAACGTTTTTACGATATAATTACGATGTTAAAGCCACCTTTAACTTCACCGACCATAATGACAACTCCATGGATAGGTTTGATTCGTTCATGAACTACCTGAATTTGTAA
- a CDS encoding isoprenyl transferase, which produces MSYKDQIDLQKLPRHIAVIMDGNGRWAKGKGKLRVFGHHNGVLSVRDIVEGAGELGIEYLTLYTFSTENWSRPKFEVTAIMELLISTLNKEIAKLMKNNVRLNAIGDLSMLPGKCHKELQNAINHTADNTGLVLTLALSYSSRGEIVNAAKNLAAKVQSGELQPADIDEKMFEDNLYTGGMPNPELLIRTSGEYRISNYLLWQIAYAELYFTTKLWPDFRREDLYEAILDFQKRERRFGMTSEQVN; this is translated from the coding sequence ATGAGTTATAAGGACCAGATAGATCTTCAGAAATTACCCCGGCATATAGCCGTTATTATGGACGGTAACGGGCGGTGGGCCAAGGGCAAAGGCAAGTTAAGGGTGTTTGGCCATCATAACGGGGTGCTGTCTGTAAGAGATATTGTTGAGGGTGCCGGTGAGTTAGGCATCGAGTACCTAACCTTATATACCTTTAGCACCGAAAACTGGAGCCGGCCAAAATTTGAGGTAACCGCTATTATGGAACTCCTTATCAGTACTCTTAATAAGGAGATTGCCAAGCTGATGAAGAACAATGTACGTTTGAATGCTATTGGCGACCTGAGCATGCTGCCGGGCAAATGCCATAAGGAGTTGCAAAACGCCATTAACCACACAGCTGATAACACCGGGCTGGTACTTACGCTTGCTTTAAGCTACAGCTCGAGGGGCGAAATTGTGAACGCCGCTAAAAATCTGGCTGCTAAAGTACAAAGCGGGGAATTGCAGCCCGCCGATATTGACGAAAAAATGTTTGAAGATAATTTATATACCGGCGGTATGCCAAACCCCGAACTGTTGATCAGAACGAGCGGCGAATACCGCATAAGTAATTATTTACTGTGGCAAATTGCCTATGCCGAGCTATACTTTACTACAAAACTTTGGCCTGATTTCAGGCGCGAAGACCTGTATGAGGCTATACTCGATTTCCAGAAACGCGAGCGTCGTTTTGGGATGACAAGTGAGCAGGTAAACTAA
- a CDS encoding OmpH family outer membrane protein — protein sequence MKKLFKVALVAAGMLFAGNFAQAQSKIGHINFSQLIDMMPETKTVKSQLEIYQKQFIDQLTAMNNEYQTKGQAYQTGRDKMTDAARGAAETELQDLAKRLQDYQQSSQQKVETKRGELGKPLIDKARGAVEAVAKEKGYSYVLDTTSEYLVVSPAADDLMAAVKLKLGLK from the coding sequence ATGAAAAAACTATTTAAAGTTGCTTTAGTTGCAGCAGGAATGTTATTTGCAGGCAACTTTGCCCAGGCGCAGTCAAAAATTGGTCACATCAATTTTTCGCAATTGATTGACATGATGCCTGAGACCAAAACAGTAAAATCTCAGCTTGAAATTTATCAAAAACAGTTCATTGACCAGTTAACCGCAATGAATAACGAATACCAAACCAAGGGCCAGGCCTACCAAACCGGCAGGGATAAAATGACCGATGCGGCGCGCGGAGCTGCAGAAACCGAGTTGCAGGATCTGGCTAAGCGTTTACAGGATTACCAACAGTCTTCACAGCAAAAGGTTGAGACCAAACGCGGTGAGTTAGGTAAACCACTTATCGACAAAGCGCGCGGGGCGGTTGAAGCTGTTGCGAAGGAAAAAGGTTACTCGTATGTATTAGATACAACCAGCGAATATTTAGTGGTATCGCCGGCTGCCGATGACCTGATGGCTGCAGTAAAGCTTAAATTAGGATTGAAGTAA
- the bamA gene encoding outer membrane protein assembly factor BamA codes for MNKVFFALFFSIISTAALAQVNGSRQSPLSQSISADSLSYLNPKDYIIGDITVSGAKYVDKDILLTISKLNKGDRINLPGEANANVIKDLYKQGLFDDVQLNVTRINMDTIYLQIAVVERPRLSRLHITGIRKGEIEDVNKKLNDKTGKIVNENLLSTTTAIIKKHFNEKGYLNTTVNIKQTKDPGDPNSVILDVAVNKGSKVKINSVTFEGNKAFSDAKLRKFLKNTREKKFWHIFGNKKFKQDKYEEDKQTLVEKMQGKGYRDAEVLSDTVTKHDEKSVDVKIKVYEGPRYYFGNIKFSGNARYPTEALTRILQIEKGQVFSEEELNKRLTGPTPNNDDVSSLYLNDGYLTFQADPVQTRIYNDTVDLDIRIYEGPQYTINRVLLKGNDVTNDKVVMREIRTKPGQKFNKELLIRSAREIGQLGNFDEQKTEPRPTNINPADGTVDLVYNVVEKPSDQIELSGGFGGGQLVGTLGLTFNNFALRNIFNLKAYKPLPKGDGQKLSLRGQSSGRTYQNFSFTFSEPWLGGKKPIYFALSAYTQGSSTGQYYPKSSPYYNKLRINGIGVTLGKRLNWPDNYFQLNYSLNVDHYDLDNYGGYLFQNGTSYNIKLTQELSRNSIDMPLYPTSGSNIKLTIQATPPYSLFNNINYKVATPEERYHFVEYYKWKFDAQWFQRITGKLVLMSQVRFGYLGQYNKLVGPSPFERFKLGGDGMQSYQFLQGTDVVGLRGYENFSIVPVGSNLNANTNQGSAIYNKYTFELRHPVITGQSATIFLLGFAEGGNVWDNFNQFNPFNVRRSVGVGARIFLPIFGLLGLDYGYGFDKIPGQPDANKGHFHFTISQSLSGGFN; via the coding sequence ATGAATAAAGTTTTTTTTGCCCTTTTCTTCTCTATTATAAGCACCGCAGCACTGGCACAGGTTAATGGTTCAAGGCAATCTCCGTTGTCTCAATCCATATCAGCCGATAGCTTAAGTTACCTTAACCCTAAAGATTATATCATAGGCGATATTACCGTATCGGGTGCCAAATATGTAGACAAAGATATACTGCTTACCATATCTAAATTAAATAAAGGCGACAGGATCAATTTGCCGGGCGAAGCAAACGCCAACGTTATTAAGGACCTGTATAAGCAGGGCCTTTTTGACGATGTGCAGCTAAATGTTACCCGGATAAATATGGATACCATATACCTGCAAATAGCTGTTGTGGAGCGTCCGCGTTTGTCACGTTTACATATTACCGGTATCCGGAAGGGCGAAATTGAGGACGTTAACAAAAAACTGAACGATAAAACGGGCAAAATTGTAAACGAAAACCTGCTGAGCACTACCACCGCTATCATTAAAAAGCATTTTAACGAAAAGGGTTACCTGAATACAACCGTTAATATAAAGCAGACAAAAGATCCCGGCGACCCTAACAGCGTTATATTGGACGTAGCTGTAAATAAGGGATCCAAAGTTAAAATAAACAGCGTAACATTTGAGGGAAACAAAGCTTTCTCTGACGCTAAGCTTCGCAAGTTTCTTAAAAACACACGCGAGAAAAAGTTTTGGCACATTTTCGGCAACAAAAAGTTTAAGCAGGATAAATACGAGGAAGACAAACAAACCCTTGTAGAAAAAATGCAGGGCAAAGGCTACCGTGATGCCGAAGTTTTAAGCGATACGGTTACCAAACACGATGAAAAATCTGTTGATGTAAAAATTAAAGTTTACGAGGGGCCTCGATATTACTTCGGTAATATCAAATTTTCAGGCAACGCCCGTTATCCTACAGAAGCTTTAACAAGGATACTACAGATTGAAAAAGGACAGGTATTCAGCGAAGAAGAACTGAATAAGCGTTTAACCGGCCCAACGCCAAATAACGATGATGTTTCATCGTTGTATTTAAATGACGGTTATTTAACTTTCCAGGCCGACCCAGTGCAAACACGTATCTATAACGATACCGTTGATCTGGATATCAGGATATACGAGGGCCCGCAATACACCATTAACCGCGTACTGCTTAAAGGTAACGATGTTACCAATGATAAAGTAGTGATGCGCGAAATAAGGACTAAACCCGGCCAGAAATTTAACAAGGAATTATTGATACGCAGCGCGCGCGAAATTGGCCAGCTAGGCAATTTTGATGAGCAAAAAACCGAACCAAGGCCAACCAACATTAACCCGGCAGATGGTACGGTAGACTTGGTTTACAACGTGGTTGAAAAGCCGTCAGATCAGATTGAGCTTTCGGGTGGTTTTGGGGGCGGCCAGCTGGTAGGTACCCTGGGTTTAACGTTTAACAACTTTGCCCTGCGTAACATATTCAATCTTAAAGCCTACAAACCACTGCCAAAAGGCGATGGCCAAAAACTAAGTTTAAGAGGTCAATCCAGCGGGCGTACTTATCAAAACTTCTCGTTTACGTTCTCTGAACCGTGGCTGGGTGGTAAAAAACCAATTTACTTTGCTTTATCTGCTTACACGCAAGGCAGCTCAACGGGGCAATATTACCCTAAATCGAGCCCTTATTACAATAAACTGCGTATAAATGGTATTGGTGTAACTTTAGGTAAACGTTTAAACTGGCCCGATAACTATTTCCAGTTAAACTACTCGTTAAACGTAGATCACTATGACCTGGATAATTACGGCGGTTACCTTTTCCAGAACGGTACATCGTATAACATTAAACTGACCCAGGAGCTAAGCCGCAACTCTATTGATATGCCGCTTTATCCAACATCAGGTTCAAATATTAAGCTTACCATACAGGCAACGCCGCCGTATTCATTGTTTAACAATATCAATTATAAGGTAGCTACCCCTGAAGAAAGGTATCACTTTGTTGAGTATTATAAATGGAAATTTGACGCGCAGTGGTTCCAGAGGATAACCGGTAAACTGGTGCTGATGTCGCAGGTGCGTTTTGGTTACCTGGGCCAGTATAACAAGCTGGTAGGCCCGTCACCATTCGAGCGGTTTAAACTGGGCGGCGATGGTATGCAAAGTTACCAGTTTTTACAAGGTACCGATGTGGTAGGTTTGCGTGGTTACGAAAACTTCTCGATAGTGCCAGTAGGCTCAAACTTAAATGCCAATACAAACCAAGGCAGCGCCATTTACAATAAATATACGTTTGAGTTAAGGCACCCGGTAATTACTGGGCAGTCGGCCACAATATTCCTGCTCGGTTTTGCCGAAGGTGGTAACGTTTGGGATAATTTTAACCAGTTTAATCCGTTCAATGTTAGGCGCTCGGTTGGTGTGGGTGCAAGGATATTTTTACCGATATTTGGCTTATTGGGCTTAGATTATGGTTATGGTTTTGATAAAATCCCGGGCCAGCCTGATGCTAACAAAGGCCATTTCCATTTTACAATTTCACAGAGCTTAAGCGGAGGATTTAACTAA